One window of Candidatus Nitrospira kreftii genomic DNA carries:
- a CDS encoding Sulfurtransferase: MKHNPGFLRLVEQTKQRVTECTVAEVKARLDRGEPFHFIDIREDHEFATDHARGAQHLGKGIIERDIETVVSDKQDAIVLYCGGGFRSVLAADALQQMGYEQVRSMEGGIRAWREAGYPVE; encoded by the coding sequence ATGAAACATAATCCAGGATTCTTGCGACTGGTCGAGCAGACAAAACAACGTGTCACGGAGTGCACTGTGGCGGAGGTCAAGGCTCGTCTTGACCGAGGAGAGCCGTTCCATTTTATTGATATTCGAGAGGACCATGAATTCGCCACGGATCATGCTCGAGGCGCGCAACATCTTGGAAAAGGGATTATCGAGCGGGATATCGAGACGGTGGTGTCTGACAAGCAGGATGCGATCGTGCTCTATTGCGGAGGCGGATTTCGCTCGGTGCTCGCGGCAGATGCCTTGCAGCAGATGGGGTATGAACAGGTACGATCAATGGAGGGAGGCATACGGGCCTGGCGAGAGGCGGGGTACCCAGTGGAGTAG
- a CDS encoding hypothetical protein (conserved protein of unknown function), whose protein sequence is MRHIANPPNPFESRHRELLEPPASPKLMVYTDETREILSRNDSPDLPFRWSVNPYRGCFHACAYCYARPTHEYWGFGAGTDFESKIIVKEDAPRLLRQQFEKRSWSGELIVFSGNTDCYQPIEAAYGLTRACLQVCADYRNPVGIITKGALVLRDLDVLIRLHREAWVLVYFSIPFASDEMARKVEPQAPSMSKRFSAMKTLADAGIPTGISIAPIIPGLNDDAIAELLERARHSGACTATYSLLRLAGSVESVFLERMQEAFPDRIGKITNRLREVRGGALTESRFFNRQAGHGPYWELIEQLFTLSKRRAGFTDNHAMEIPQTFRRPGVEQGSLF, encoded by the coding sequence ATGCGTCACATTGCCAATCCTCCGAATCCGTTCGAATCCAGACATCGTGAACTTCTGGAACCGCCTGCGTCGCCGAAATTGATGGTGTATACAGACGAGACACGGGAGATCTTGAGCCGCAACGATAGCCCGGATTTACCGTTTCGATGGAGTGTCAATCCCTATCGAGGCTGCTTTCATGCCTGCGCGTACTGTTATGCGCGCCCGACGCATGAGTACTGGGGATTCGGCGCCGGCACTGATTTCGAGAGCAAAATTATAGTGAAGGAAGATGCCCCACGATTACTTCGGCAGCAGTTTGAGAAACGTTCCTGGTCTGGAGAGCTGATCGTCTTTTCAGGGAACACCGACTGCTACCAACCGATTGAGGCAGCATACGGGTTGACCCGTGCCTGTTTGCAGGTCTGTGCGGACTATCGCAATCCTGTGGGAATTATTACGAAAGGCGCGTTGGTTCTGCGCGATCTTGATGTACTCATACGATTGCATCGCGAGGCGTGGGTCCTGGTCTACTTCAGTATTCCCTTTGCGTCAGACGAGATGGCCAGGAAGGTAGAGCCCCAGGCTCCGTCGATGAGTAAACGGTTCTCTGCCATGAAGACGCTTGCCGACGCGGGAATTCCAACCGGTATTTCGATCGCGCCGATCATTCCTGGTTTGAATGATGATGCCATTGCCGAACTATTGGAACGTGCGCGTCACTCTGGGGCCTGTACTGCGACGTATAGTTTGTTGAGATTGGCGGGCAGTGTGGAATCGGTGTTTTTGGAGCGGATGCAGGAGGCCTTTCCGGATCGGATCGGAAAGATCACGAACCGACTGAGAGAGGTGAGGGGTGGGGCGTTGACGGAGAGTCGATTCTTCAATCGGCAGGCGGGGCATGGACCTTATTGGGAGTTGATCGAGCAGCTATTTACCCTGTCCAAGCGGAGGGCTGGATTTACTGATAACCATGCCATGGAGATTCCCCAGACATTTCGTCGTCCGGGGGTGGAACAGGGATCGCTGTTTTGA
- a CDS encoding seryl-tRNA synthetase, also charges selenocysteinyl-tRNA with serine — translation MYDLKHLRENLDDIRTALGRRGNDVPWDALRTLSEERRTLTMQVEQLRRDLNKGSEDVARLRRAKEPADQAMAAMKGLGVRIKDVEGNLRKVEETLGDVALRIPNLPHASVPAGSDATENVEVRRWGSPPSFSTPPKPHWEIGEGLGIVDFDRAAKIAGARFSVMTGAGARLERALINFMLDTHTTQHGYREVIPPLMVNRASMTGTGQLPKFEDDLFRLKDEEYFLIPTAEVPVTNLHREEILTGDSLPLRYTAYTPCFRREAGSYGKDTRGLIRLHQFNKVELVSFTTHDRSYEELERLTSHAESILQSLNLPYRVITLCTGDMGFSAAKTYDIEVWLPSQQQYREISSCSNFEAFQARRAGIKYRPTGGKKDTKTDFVHTLNGSGLAVGRTVVAILENYQQADGSVEIPEVLRPYMGGLDKI, via the coding sequence GTGTACGACCTGAAGCACCTTCGCGAAAACCTCGACGACATCCGCACCGCTCTTGGACGACGTGGAAACGATGTTCCGTGGGATGCTCTTCGCACATTGAGTGAAGAGCGACGGACACTCACCATGCAAGTCGAACAGCTGAGACGGGACCTTAATAAGGGTTCTGAAGACGTGGCTCGGCTGCGGCGAGCCAAAGAGCCGGCCGATCAGGCGATGGCGGCCATGAAGGGCCTAGGAGTTCGCATTAAGGACGTCGAGGGGAACCTGCGCAAGGTTGAGGAGACGCTCGGTGACGTCGCTCTCCGTATCCCCAATCTCCCCCATGCCTCGGTCCCTGCGGGAAGCGACGCAACTGAGAACGTCGAAGTCCGACGATGGGGCTCTCCTCCTTCTTTTTCGACTCCACCCAAACCGCATTGGGAAATCGGAGAGGGTCTTGGCATTGTGGACTTCGATCGAGCGGCGAAGATTGCCGGGGCACGGTTTTCCGTCATGACGGGAGCCGGGGCAAGGCTGGAACGCGCACTGATCAATTTCATGCTCGATACACACACCACCCAACACGGGTATCGAGAAGTGATTCCTCCGCTCATGGTCAATCGAGCATCGATGACCGGGACGGGACAGCTCCCAAAATTTGAAGACGATCTCTTTCGGCTCAAAGACGAAGAGTATTTCTTGATTCCAACTGCGGAAGTGCCGGTGACCAATCTGCATCGGGAAGAAATCCTCACTGGAGACAGCCTGCCCCTTCGCTATACCGCCTATACACCCTGCTTTAGGCGAGAAGCAGGATCGTACGGAAAGGACACGCGAGGCCTCATCCGGCTGCATCAGTTCAACAAAGTCGAACTCGTTTCCTTTACGACCCATGATCGGTCGTATGAAGAACTGGAGCGGTTGACGAGTCACGCGGAGTCCATTTTACAGAGCTTGAACCTTCCCTATCGTGTGATCACACTCTGCACCGGGGATATGGGATTCTCCGCCGCCAAAACCTACGATATCGAAGTATGGTTACCTTCCCAGCAACAATACCGAGAGATCTCGTCTTGCAGCAACTTCGAAGCGTTCCAAGCCAGACGCGCTGGCATCAAGTACCGGCCAACTGGGGGAAAGAAAGACACGAAGACCGACTTTGTCCACACACTGAATGGCTCTGGTCTGGCCGTCGGACGAACAGTGGTGGCGATCTTGGAGAATTATCAGCAGGCGGACGGTTCGGTAGAGATTCCTGAAGTGCTGCGGCCATATATGGGGGGGTTGGATAAGATATAA
- a CDS encoding transposase: MQDTALYQYLLGLQSPWTVSRVNLDLNKQRVDVWAEHSEEAKWLCPHCAETLPLYDHAEERTWRHLDSCQFQTYLHASIPRVTCGKHGVVQVLVPWATPRSRFTLLFERLAIDVLHQCDVSGATRILRISWDEAWGVMQRAVTRGRARKQARTVRRIGVDEKAAAKGHKYLTLVCDLDEGTVEHIAEDRTQASLDSYYAGLTPEQLDGIEAVAMDMWEPYIQATRAQVPDAEDKIVFDRFHVMGHVGKAVDTVRKHEHRALMASGDETLKGSKYLWLYNQENVPERRREEFAALRRQELKVGRAWAIKEALRCLWCYIYPASGWKCWKRWYVWATHSRLEPMRKAAETIRRHIKNILTYYHHPVTNAMSEGLNSQIQKIKHMAHGFRNIEHFKTAIYFHCGGLNLYPC; the protein is encoded by the coding sequence ATGCAAGACACCGCACTCTATCAGTACCTGCTCGGCCTGCAGTCGCCATGGACCGTGAGCCGTGTGAATCTGGATCTGAACAAGCAGCGTGTGGATGTCTGGGCCGAGCATTCGGAGGAGGCCAAGTGGCTGTGCCCGCACTGCGCAGAAACGCTCCCACTCTACGACCACGCCGAGGAACGGACCTGGCGGCATTTGGATAGCTGCCAGTTTCAGACCTACCTCCATGCGAGCATCCCTCGTGTAACCTGCGGCAAGCATGGCGTGGTCCAGGTCCTGGTGCCATGGGCCACGCCGCGGTCGCGATTCACGCTGCTGTTCGAGCGCCTGGCTATCGATGTGTTGCACCAATGCGACGTGAGTGGGGCCACGCGAATCTTACGGATCAGCTGGGACGAAGCCTGGGGGGTAATGCAGCGGGCAGTCACACGGGGGCGAGCCCGGAAGCAGGCGCGAACGGTGCGGCGGATCGGTGTCGATGAAAAGGCGGCGGCCAAGGGGCACAAATACCTGACACTGGTCTGCGATTTGGATGAAGGCACAGTGGAGCACATCGCTGAAGACCGCACCCAGGCGAGTCTCGACAGCTACTACGCCGGGCTGACGCCGGAGCAGCTCGACGGCATCGAAGCGGTGGCGATGGACATGTGGGAGCCGTACATTCAGGCGACGCGGGCGCAGGTCCCCGATGCGGAGGACAAGATCGTCTTCGACCGCTTCCACGTCATGGGGCATGTTGGCAAAGCCGTGGACACGGTGCGCAAGCACGAGCACCGTGCGTTGATGGCGTCAGGCGACGAGACGCTCAAGGGCAGTAAGTACTTGTGGCTCTACAACCAAGAGAACGTGCCGGAGCGACGGCGGGAGGAATTCGCCGCACTGAGACGCCAGGAGCTCAAGGTGGGCCGGGCATGGGCGATCAAAGAAGCCTTGCGGTGTCTCTGGTGCTACATCTATCCGGCGTCAGGCTGGAAGTGCTGGAAGCGATGGTACGTCTGGGCGACACACAGCCGACTGGAACCGATGCGCAAGGCAGCAGAAACGATCCGCCGGCATATCAAGAACATCCTGACCTATTACCACCATCCGGTCACCAACGCGATGAGCGAGGGGCTCAACAGCCAGATCCAGAAGATCAAGCACATGGCCCACGGCTTCCGCAACATCGAGCATTTCAAGACGGCGATCTATTTCCACTGCGGAGGGCTCAACTTGTACCCATGCTAA
- a CDS encoding hypothetical protein (conserved protein of unknown function) has product MGAQWSLSQEEEDLHRQRLFRKARKGDEKAQAELQEIYGVRLWSEHERAELVYENPRHAAKRGKK; this is encoded by the coding sequence ATGGGAGCACAGTGGTCCCTGAGTCAAGAAGAAGAAGACCTCCATCGCCAGCGTCTGTTTCGAAAGGCGAGAAAGGGCGACGAGAAAGCCCAGGCGGAATTACAGGAAATCTATGGCGTGCGACTATGGTCAGAGCATGAACGCGCAGAGTTGGTGTATGAGAATCCCCGACACGCTGCCAAACGCGGGAAAAAGTGA
- a CDS encoding hypothetical protein (conserved membrane protein of unknown function) translates to MDSLVTWTKVVYALHAFSLLTGIIGTATVVGAFLTGWPSIIAVVLNYIKRSDARGTWLESHFRWQIRTFWFGLLWMSLCGAFIIATLGIGLLFVWLPITLVGLWFVYRIVRGWVTLSDRRPMYV, encoded by the coding sequence GTGGATTCACTGGTCACATGGACGAAGGTCGTGTACGCCCTACATGCGTTCAGCCTGCTGACCGGCATCATTGGCACTGCCACGGTGGTCGGTGCATTCCTGACCGGCTGGCCGTCGATCATTGCGGTCGTTCTGAATTACATCAAGCGGAGCGACGCTCGAGGCACGTGGCTTGAATCGCACTTTCGCTGGCAGATTCGAACCTTCTGGTTTGGACTGCTCTGGATGTCCCTCTGCGGAGCCTTCATCATCGCGACCCTTGGGATCGGTCTCCTCTTCGTGTGGCTCCCGATCACGCTGGTTGGACTGTGGTTTGTGTATCGCATCGTTCGCGGCTGGGTCACTCTTAGCGACCGTCGGCCAATGTACGTGTAA
- a CDS encoding hypothetical protein (conserved protein of unknown function): MMPTGLVSAQNPDNGPMGRWSGGTGIGFLGGTPDGVEFALNGHLDYFMGEDFSIGPLVQYAGAGDDFLFGLTVQGKYWWAIPDTNNQTKLVLQGGIGFARAGVREPEIGFGDTYGSFLIPLGVGIDHAVSNNVSLTADFLLNITALGQNVRVAGQEVDFHTNVMPGLYFGVRFF, translated from the coding sequence ATGATGCCCACCGGGCTGGTTTCAGCCCAGAACCCTGACAATGGTCCAATGGGACGATGGTCAGGTGGGACTGGAATCGGCTTCTTGGGGGGCACGCCTGACGGGGTAGAGTTCGCCCTCAATGGGCACCTGGACTATTTCATGGGGGAGGACTTCTCCATCGGTCCCTTAGTCCAGTATGCCGGTGCGGGCGACGATTTTCTGTTTGGGCTCACGGTACAGGGCAAATATTGGTGGGCGATTCCTGACACGAACAACCAAACCAAGCTGGTCTTGCAAGGCGGGATCGGCTTCGCACGTGCTGGCGTGAGGGAACCTGAGATCGGATTTGGTGATACGTACGGTTCGTTCCTGATTCCTCTCGGCGTCGGAATTGACCATGCCGTGAGTAACAACGTGTCCCTGACGGCCGACTTCCTGCTCAATATCACGGCGCTTGGACAGAACGTCCGTGTTGCAGGGCAAGAAGTCGATTTTCACACGAATGTGATGCCGGGGCTTTATTTTGGCGTGAGGTTTTTTTGA
- a CDS encoding hypothetical protein (conserved membrane protein of unknown function) codes for MDAIFTWIPLYGYPALFVLLMLGLVGLPIPDETLLAFSGYLIYTNQLAPMPTLVTAFLGSICGITISYLTGRCLGVYFVDTVGRRLGIGPDDMDKVNAWYVRWGKYALFIGYFVPGVRHLVAIVAGSSHLPLAIFMPFAYTGALIRAATFVSLGYGLGGAWALTSATVQQGLAVAGGIALVVLIGLLVVRGKAYPSWDVGMQSMTSHAGHANLSVKPMRENEQTLTTIHEGRGPHDTPHHSTLPTGATLVPCRADHDAHRAGFSPEP; via the coding sequence ATGGATGCGATATTCACCTGGATCCCATTATATGGCTATCCCGCCCTCTTCGTCTTGCTCATGCTCGGCCTTGTGGGGTTACCAATTCCAGATGAAACCTTGCTAGCCTTTTCTGGTTACCTCATTTACACAAATCAGCTTGCGCCCATGCCAACATTGGTCACCGCATTTCTGGGAAGCATCTGCGGAATCACCATAAGTTACCTTACCGGTCGTTGTCTGGGGGTGTATTTCGTCGATACAGTTGGCCGTAGATTGGGAATTGGGCCTGACGATATGGACAAAGTCAACGCCTGGTATGTGCGTTGGGGGAAATATGCCCTCTTCATCGGCTACTTCGTGCCGGGTGTTCGACATCTCGTGGCCATCGTGGCCGGATCCTCACACTTGCCATTGGCGATCTTTATGCCCTTCGCCTATACGGGGGCACTCATACGGGCGGCAACGTTTGTGAGTTTGGGCTATGGGTTAGGGGGAGCATGGGCGCTTACATCCGCCACAGTTCAGCAAGGTCTTGCAGTCGCCGGAGGCATTGCACTAGTGGTTCTCATCGGACTCCTCGTCGTTCGGGGGAAAGCATATCCATCATGGGATGTAGGCATGCAATCTATGACCTCCCACGCAGGCCACGCGAATCTCAGTGTCAAACCTATGAGAGAAAATGAGCAGACACTTACGACCATCCATGAAGGGAGAGGCCCGCATGATACACCTCATCATTCTACGTTGCCCACTGGTGCTACTCTTGTTCCTTGCCGCGCTGATCATGATGCCCACCGGGCTGGTTTCAGCCCAGAACCCTGA
- a CDS encoding hypothetical protein (conserved protein of unknown function), whose translation MLSRAARNAKPLVKFFFMSKDIVHFEWHLTPRGWVRGDWSANEPLHSRVPPPADRVETWVTTEITYDMQFAKAERKWALAWASAQHSELERTALRTSVRGLAPESETAKPVPTDFPLN comes from the coding sequence ATGCTTAGTCGCGCAGCGCGAAACGCCAAGCCCTTAGTCAAATTCTTCTTCATGAGCAAAGACATCGTCCATTTTGAGTGGCATCTGACTCCGCGAGGCTGGGTACGGGGGGATTGGTCTGCTAATGAACCTCTCCACTCACGTGTGCCTCCGCCGGCCGATCGTGTGGAGACATGGGTGACAACAGAAATCACGTACGACATGCAGTTTGCAAAAGCAGAACGGAAATGGGCGCTCGCCTGGGCATCTGCTCAGCACAGTGAACTTGAGCGAACGGCATTACGGACAAGCGTTCGTGGCCTTGCCCCAGAGTCGGAGACTGCCAAGCCCGTTCCCACGGACTTTCCGCTGAATTAG
- a CDS encoding hypothetical protein (conserved protein of unknown function), with product MHVKGFILEDDKGREFVMGCERPYRQMGRTYVLRGWQRRRLVPVRYSDQELRQITRDVLIALSDLFNSGLQMGNAGTVELHLTTDAMQPIMEQPADTFQTENIAGGVLRRLKK from the coding sequence ATGCATGTGAAGGGGTTCATTCTCGAAGACGACAAGGGAAGAGAGTTCGTGATGGGATGTGAGCGGCCCTATCGACAGATGGGGCGCACCTACGTCCTCCGAGGGTGGCAGCGGCGGCGACTTGTTCCTGTACGATATTCGGACCAAGAACTTCGTCAGATCACCAGGGACGTGCTGATCGCACTCAGCGACTTGTTCAATAGCGGTCTACAGATGGGCAACGCCGGAACGGTGGAGCTACATCTGACGACTGACGCGATGCAACCAATCATGGAACAGCCTGCCGACACGTTTCAAACCGAAAACATTGCGGGCGGGGTCCTCCGCCGTCTGAAGAAGTGA
- a CDS encoding hypothetical protein (conserved protein of unknown function): MITVKSQFVQYLSTAGTLFLVVGALSMIWPIILGVFLGVLLLFQSCCAEPEMAVLSWTRIDHLSIACASVKRHSLAAILS; the protein is encoded by the coding sequence ATGATTACAGTTAAGAGCCAGTTCGTCCAGTATCTGTCGACGGCAGGAACCCTCTTCTTGGTCGTCGGAGCTCTCTCAATGATCTGGCCTATCATTCTTGGCGTCTTTCTCGGTGTGCTTCTGCTGTTCCAGTCGTGTTGTGCCGAGCCTGAAATGGCGGTGTTGTCGTGGACCAGGATCGATCATCTGTCGATCGCCTGTGCCTCTGTGAAAAGGCACAGTCTCGCGGCGATTCTCTCGTGA
- a CDS encoding hypothetical protein (conserved protein of unknown function) codes for MPYAETKAECERRRDEFVRTYRRTEGKAVDTLLRDWDRMVTFYSFPQAHWRHLRTTNIVESPFASVRLRTDASRRYKRVEGAKAIIWKMLRVAEKSWRKLNAPDLLPLVASGMTFKDGIRLKSGHERQDMNHQPERTAT; via the coding sequence ATGCCGTATGCGGAGACGAAAGCCGAATGCGAGCGGCGGCGTGACGAATTCGTGCGGACCTACCGGCGGACGGAGGGGAAAGCCGTCGACACGCTGCTGCGGGACTGGGACCGCATGGTCACGTTCTACTCGTTCCCACAAGCGCACTGGCGCCATCTGCGGACCACGAACATCGTGGAATCCCCCTTCGCCTCGGTGCGGCTCCGAACGGATGCGTCCCGCCGCTACAAGCGCGTGGAGGGAGCCAAGGCGATCATCTGGAAGATGCTCCGGGTCGCCGAGAAGTCATGGAGGAAGTTGAACGCGCCGGATCTGTTGCCGCTGGTGGCCTCCGGCATGACGTTCAAGGACGGGATCAGGCTGAAGTCAGGACACGAGAGGCAGGATATGAACCATCAGCCAGAGAGGACCGCCACCTGA
- a CDS encoding Chlorite dismutase: protein MRHRYVLTLTVLALLVLAQSVGAEVDREKLLKDTGVYATFAVFKVGDRWWAMDREARSGSVAEVKAVFQKHADKITVDTHLLRGLSEKSDFMIRIHSREMVYNQNFLLDFMSTTFGQTLHNTDTFNGITKALNYVPSFTEELKAELKTPPPQGSPYMIVVPIRKDAEWWKTGQDPRNALMKEHTEATVPYLKTVKRKLYHSSGLDDLDFITYFETAKLDDFNDLVIGLLKVRENHHNQRFGNPLLLGSIRPIDEILEILAR from the coding sequence ATGCGCCACCGATATGTCTTAACTCTGACAGTGCTGGCCCTTCTGGTTCTCGCCCAATCTGTCGGCGCCGAAGTTGATCGGGAGAAGTTGTTGAAGGACACCGGCGTATACGCAACGTTTGCAGTCTTTAAGGTTGGTGATCGATGGTGGGCAATGGATCGGGAAGCCAGGTCTGGATCCGTGGCGGAAGTGAAAGCGGTGTTTCAGAAGCATGCAGACAAGATCACTGTTGATACTCACTTGCTGCGGGGCCTGTCAGAAAAATCCGATTTCATGATCAGGATTCACTCCCGGGAAATGGTGTACAACCAGAATTTCCTGTTGGACTTTATGAGCACGACATTTGGGCAAACTCTTCATAACACCGATACCTTTAACGGTATTACGAAAGCGTTAAATTATGTGCCGAGCTTCACGGAAGAACTGAAGGCGGAACTAAAAACTCCCCCACCCCAGGGCAGTCCATACATGATAGTTGTGCCTATTCGCAAAGATGCCGAGTGGTGGAAGACTGGGCAAGATCCCCGCAATGCATTGATGAAGGAGCACACGGAGGCAACAGTACCATATCTGAAGACCGTGAAACGCAAGTTGTACCATTCCAGCGGGTTGGACGATCTTGATTTCATCACATATTTTGAGACAGCAAAGCTGGACGACTTCAACGATCTCGTGATTGGCTTATTGAAGGTAAGAGAAAATCATCATAATCAACGGTTTGGTAATCCGTTACTCTTAGGCTCCATCCGCCCGATAGACGAAATCCTGGAAATCCTTGCGCGATAG
- a CDS encoding hypothetical protein (conserved protein of unknown function): MPSALLSNIEIDCILSNGNNSLTGDGCIYDLSSSPTISQPERLHPGDYVKLRLWLPDESSCIFVELAEVQWVKHHWIKVDLLITSPEDQARLRQFVAVEDRSSLSSRRKSEQILIRA, encoded by the coding sequence ATGCCGTCAGCATTGCTCTCAAACATCGAAATCGATTGCATCCTCTCAAACGGAAATAACAGCTTGACAGGCGATGGCTGCATCTATGACCTCTCCTCCTCCCCCACCATTTCACAACCTGAACGTCTGCACCCCGGTGACTACGTCAAACTTCGCCTGTGGCTACCTGATGAAAGCTCGTGCATCTTCGTCGAATTAGCAGAGGTCCAATGGGTAAAGCATCATTGGATCAAGGTCGACTTACTCATTACATCGCCGGAGGACCAAGCGCGTCTCAGACAGTTCGTTGCCGTTGAGGATCGGTCCTCACTGTCTTCCCGCAGGAAGAGCGAGCAGATCTTGATTCGTGCATGA
- a CDS encoding hypothetical protein (conserved protein of unknown function) yields the protein MDLNLKRSYLGNIIPTHGVYTMVIHHFQAYFDRKHKKRKTLQMLALSGVVRPSHVELRYTIPLLRVEGPTDSFQNPPGPATTQSSLLRQIMELVRRLMMDLQSLRTYLHLAVSSFCVKIGSRGHTPSSTTALVVSERNGYAAMQDGVHHGIIESRAAGDDRLKQWVRGKIQVQLQQVLEEEVATFFGRVRHRHRDTVPLVQLPVVSRDAYGTPHPCSVMGGTVTALHPRVRDLAERFQNKVLPLLTRPPREAGNMLPDLYVQKLATGDFDEALRSLLSDGAPLSASSIQRLKTFLQLESEAWRKRDLSDLAVIYWWADGLYIKAGIEDRKTALLTIVGTLVTGERIVLACESGNRESKRSWLKLLLDLKHRGLTFPQLTVADGRLGLWAALGEIHPSGEKQGCWNHKIANVLNALPKKSRPKASELLEAMPCAETQTDCERLRDTFVRRYRKTAGKAVAMLLRDWERMVTFYSFPQEHWRYLRTTNIVVSPFDSMQLRTNASRRYKRVKGAKVIMWKILRVAEKSWRKLQAPELLPLVASSVPFKDGVMTQSEAFVHAANPQPEKTAA from the coding sequence ATGGACCTAAATCTCAAGCGTTCGTATTTGGGCAACATCATTCCTACTCACGGAGTCTATACGATGGTGATTCACCACTTTCAGGCATACTTCGACCGCAAGCACAAGAAACGAAAAACGCTCCAGATGCTGGCGCTCAGCGGAGTCGTGCGCCCAAGTCACGTCGAACTCCGCTACACCATCCCTCTCCTAAGAGTAGAAGGACCAACCGACTCATTCCAGAACCCGCCTGGTCCAGCCACGACTCAATCGAGTCTTCTCAGGCAGATCATGGAGTTGGTGCGTCGACTCATGATGGACCTGCAATCACTTCGAACGTACCTCCACCTCGCGGTCTCGTCTTTCTGTGTAAAAATAGGATCTCGGGGGCATACCCCTTCATCAACGACCGCATTGGTGGTCTCTGAGAGGAACGGATATGCCGCCATGCAGGATGGGGTCCACCACGGGATCATCGAGTCAAGAGCGGCAGGTGACGACAGGCTGAAGCAGTGGGTGAGAGGTAAGATTCAGGTCCAGCTGCAGCAGGTCCTGGAGGAGGAAGTAGCCACGTTCTTCGGTAGAGTTCGGCACCGGCACCGAGACACTGTGCCGCTGGTTCAACTCCCCGTTGTGAGCCGAGACGCTTATGGAACACCTCATCCGTGTTCAGTAATGGGTGGGACCGTCACGGCCCTTCACCCAAGGGTACGAGACCTCGCCGAGCGCTTTCAGAATAAGGTTCTCCCGCTGCTCACCCGGCCGCCTCGTGAAGCCGGTAACATGCTCCCGGATCTGTATGTGCAGAAACTAGCCACGGGAGACTTCGACGAAGCGTTGCGGAGCCTGCTGAGCGATGGTGCGCCGCTGTCAGCGAGCTCAATCCAACGGCTCAAGACCTTCCTCCAACTGGAGTCTGAGGCGTGGAGGAAGCGGGATCTGTCGGACTTGGCGGTCATCTACTGGTGGGCCGACGGCCTCTATATCAAGGCCGGCATTGAAGATCGCAAGACTGCGCTTCTCACGATCGTCGGCACGCTCGTCACCGGGGAGAGAATTGTGCTGGCCTGTGAGAGCGGTAACCGAGAGAGTAAGAGAAGTTGGCTCAAGCTCCTGCTCGACCTCAAGCACCGTGGGCTCACCTTTCCTCAGCTCACAGTGGCCGATGGGCGCCTCGGCTTGTGGGCAGCCCTGGGCGAGATCCATCCTTCCGGTGAGAAGCAAGGGTGCTGGAATCACAAGATCGCCAATGTCCTCAACGCACTCCCTAAAAAATCCAGGCCGAAAGCGAGTGAGCTGCTGGAGGCAATGCCGTGCGCGGAGACACAGACCGACTGTGAGCGGCTGCGAGACACATTTGTGCGGAGATACAGAAAGACGGCGGGAAAAGCGGTGGCGATGCTGTTGCGGGACTGGGAGCGAATGGTGACTTTCTATTCGTTTCCGCAGGAGCATTGGCGTTATCTCCGCACGACGAACATCGTGGTCTCGCCATTTGACTCGATGCAGCTCCGCACAAACGCCTCCCGACGCTATAAGCGCGTCAAGGGAGCCAAGGTGATCATGTGGAAAATACTCCGAGTCGCCGAGAAGTCGTGGCGGAAGCTGCAGGCGCCGGAGTTATTGCCGTTGGTGGCCTCCAGCGTGCCGTTCAAAGACGGGGTGATGACACAGTCGGAAGCTTTCGTCCATGCCGCGAATCCTCAACCGGAGAAGACCGCGGCGTGA